One Denticeps clupeoides chromosome 10, fDenClu1.1, whole genome shotgun sequence genomic window carries:
- the rad21l1 gene encoding double-strand-break repair protein rad21-like protein 1 — translation MFYTHLFTSKRGTLARIWLAAHWEKKVTKAQVFDLNLETTVQDIIGPQVKIGLRSSGHLLLGVVKIYSRKTKYLLADCNEAVVKIKFAFRPEQTDLPQDGMEAMVKAITLQEDFTDFDPHLTEPRLFDAVDHFTLNQCRTEDITLKEEFGNSMLTMEFLSEETSLNQTGLFGWADVSFASLGLHGDGFGDEGKEFSLLGNFIDNSSEEIIPCAVNETPERPAPTAVTDEEMKRRKKKRSLLVDETIGLSDEVMKGQVADANSLLRPMEIAPPTRQLMEWMAIAGVDSLFQSFCTPVIHPTLQQLFLREVSPGKLVADGISDDSDPEDMRERREGEREASAFPLEEATFLQVSADWDGSRAAGAAEVLERAGLHRTRQSGLWEQAKHDSRAQEVSMQDVSLPDPPSEESMLPSAEERELPWTVPHTQSEPVSQDTEERRMTNRAQNLLLALKRQSSSRSAVYSLHALCEGSSRSRAAALFFSLLVLKKQGALNLSQSGPYADIVATPGPHFHQL, via the exons ATGTTCTACACGCATCTCTTCACCTCCAAACGAGGAACGCTGGCCAGGATCTGGCTGGCCGCCCACTGGGAGAAGAAGGTCACCAAAGCGCAGGTGTTCGACTTGAACCTGGAGACCACGGTGCAAGACATCATCGGTCCTCAG GTGAAAATTGGCCTGCGTTCCTCGGGCCACCTGCTTCTGGGTGTGGTGAAGATTTACTCACGCAAAACCAAGTACCTGCTGGCTGACTGCAATGAAGCAGTGGTCAAAATCAAGTTTGCCTTCcgtccag AGCAGACTGACCTTCCGCAGGATGGAATGGAGGCCATGGTCAAAGCCATTACGCTGCAGGAGGACTTCACCGACTTTGACCCGCATCTGACTGAACCCAGGTT ATTTGATGCTGTGGACCACTTCACACTGAATCAGTGTCGTACGGAGGACATCACTCTAAAAGAAGAGTTTGGAAATAGCATGCTCACTATGGAGTTTTTAA gTGAAGAGACCTCATTGAACCAAACCGGATTGTTTGGATGGGCAGATGTGAGTTTTGCTAGTCTCGGTCTCCATGGTGATGGCTTTGGTGATGAAGGGAAAGAGTTCAGCCTGCTTGGTA ACTTTATTGATaactccagtgaagagatcaTACCTTGTGCTGTTAATGAGACACCTGAGAGACCAGCGCCAACAGCGGTCACTGATGAAG AGATGAAGAGACGAAAGAAAAAGCGGTCTCTTTTGGTTGATGAAACCATTGGACTCTCTGATGAGGTCATGAAGGGCCAGGTAGCTGATGCCAACAGTCTGCTAAGGCCTATGGAGatagccccgcccacccgccAGCTTATGGAGTGGATGGCAATAGCAGGAGTGGACAGCCTCTTCCAGAGCTTTTGCACTCCAGTCATACACCCCACCCTGCAGCAG CTTTTCCTGAGGGAAGTGTCTCCTGGAAAACTGGTGGCAGATGGCATAAGCGATGACAGCGACCCCGAAGACATGCGGGAGCGAAGAGAGG gggagagggaggccagCGCCTTTCCCTTGGAGGAGGCCACCTTTCTCCAGGTGTCTGCGGACTGGGATGGAAGTAGAGCCGCAGGAGCAGCAGAGGTTCTGGAGAGGGCCGGCCTTCATCGAACACGTCAATCAGGGCTTTGGGAACAGGCGAAG CACGACTCTCGTGCTCAGGAGGTGAGCATGCAGGATGTGTCCCTGCCCGACCCTCCTTCTGAGGAGTCCATGCTGCCCTCTGCAGAGGAGAGGGAACTCCCATGGACCGTGCCACATACTCAG TCTGAGCCGGTGAGCCAGGACACGGAGGAGAGAAGGATGACCAACCGAGCACAGAACCTTCTTCTGGCCCTGAAA AGACAGAGCAGTAGCCGTAGCGCTGTGTACAGCCTGCATGCCCTGTGTGAAGGAAGCTCTCGCTCCCGTGCTGCCGCCcttttcttcagcctgctggtGCTGAAGAAGCAGGGCGCTCTGAACCTGTCCCAGAGCGGGCCCTACGCAGACATCGTCGCCACCCCGGGACCCCACTTCCACCAGCTATAG